A region of Brevundimonas sp. NIBR10 DNA encodes the following proteins:
- the dapD gene encoding 2,3,4,5-tetrahydropyridine-2,6-dicarboxylate N-succinyltransferase: protein MTDLAHLETVVEQAWEDRADISPATHGEVRHAVEQALALLDSGQARVATRGEDGVWTTHQWLKKAVLLSFRLNENVIMRTGDRGPTSHAPGVGPYWDKVPNKFGDWAASDYQAAGFRSVPGAIVRHGAHIAKNVVLMPSFVNIGAFVDEGSMVDAWATVGSCAQIGKNVHLSGGAGIGGVLEPLQANPTIIEDGCFIGARAEVAEGVIVREGAVLAMGVYLSGSTKIIDRATGEVFRGEVPAYSVVVPGTLPDPKGGPSLYCAVIVKRVDAQTRAKTGVNELLRD, encoded by the coding sequence ATGACTGACCTCGCCCATCTGGAAACCGTCGTCGAACAGGCTTGGGAGGACCGCGCCGACATCTCGCCTGCGACGCACGGTGAGGTCCGCCACGCCGTCGAACAGGCGCTGGCCCTGCTGGATTCCGGCCAGGCCCGCGTCGCCACGCGCGGCGAGGATGGCGTCTGGACCACGCACCAGTGGCTGAAGAAGGCCGTGCTGCTGTCGTTCCGGCTAAACGAGAACGTCATCATGCGCACGGGCGATCGCGGCCCGACCTCGCACGCGCCCGGCGTCGGTCCCTACTGGGACAAGGTGCCCAACAAGTTCGGCGACTGGGCCGCCTCCGACTATCAGGCCGCCGGTTTCCGCTCGGTGCCCGGTGCCATCGTCCGGCATGGCGCGCACATCGCGAAGAATGTCGTCCTGATGCCGTCCTTCGTGAACATCGGCGCCTTCGTCGATGAGGGCTCGATGGTCGACGCCTGGGCCACGGTCGGCTCCTGCGCCCAGATCGGCAAGAACGTCCACCTGTCCGGCGGTGCCGGCATCGGCGGTGTGCTGGAGCCGCTCCAGGCCAATCCGACGATCATCGAGGACGGCTGCTTCATCGGCGCCCGCGCCGAGGTCGCCGAGGGCGTCATCGTCCGCGAGGGCGCGGTCCTGGCCATGGGGGTCTATCTGTCGGGCTCCACCAAGATCATCGACCGGGCCACCGGCGAGGTGTTCCGGGGCGAGGTGCCGGCCTACAGCGTCGTCGTTCCCGGCACCTTGCCCGACCCGAAGGGCGGTCCGTCGCTGTACTGCGCGGTTATCGTCAAGCGCGTCGACGCCCAGACCCGCGCCAAGACCGGCGTCAACGAACTGCTGCGCGACTGA
- a CDS encoding pyrimidine 5'-nucleotidase, with the protein MTLDLSHIDTWVFDLDDTLYPREQGVMGLVQARINAFMVDAVGLPADEAKVLQKQFLTEYGTSLAGLMANYAVDPAKFLREVHDVPLDSLEPNPRLADVLAGLPGRKFVLTNGARFHAARVMERIGLTDLFDGVFAIEDMDLTPKPAPSTYRHFVERFDIDTHRAVFFEDTPRNLQPARSLGMATVLIGDGHGHEIGPWVDATAPDLLDFLTPYSLKAAA; encoded by the coding sequence GTGACGCTGGATCTGTCGCACATCGACACCTGGGTCTTCGATCTGGACGACACCCTGTATCCGCGCGAGCAGGGGGTGATGGGTCTGGTCCAGGCCCGGATCAACGCCTTCATGGTGGACGCGGTCGGGTTGCCCGCCGACGAGGCGAAGGTGCTTCAGAAGCAGTTCCTGACCGAATACGGCACCTCACTGGCCGGGCTGATGGCCAACTATGCGGTCGATCCGGCCAAATTCCTGCGCGAGGTGCATGACGTGCCCCTGGACAGTCTGGAACCCAACCCGCGTCTGGCCGATGTTCTGGCCGGACTGCCGGGCCGCAAATTCGTCCTGACCAACGGCGCGCGCTTCCATGCCGCCCGCGTCATGGAGCGGATCGGGCTCACCGATCTGTTCGACGGCGTCTTCGCCATCGAGGACATGGACCTGACGCCCAAGCCCGCCCCCTCGACCTATCGCCATTTCGTCGAGCGGTTCGACATCGATACCCACCGCGCCGTCTTCTTCGAGGACACGCCCCGCAATCTCCAGCCCGCCAGGTCGCTCGGCATGGCCACCGTCCTGATCGGCGACGGTCATGGCCACGAGATCGGCCCGTGGGTCGATGCAACGGCCCCCGACCTGCTCGACTTCCTGACCCCCTATTCGCTCAAGGCCGCCGCATGA
- the argB gene encoding acetylglutamate kinase — MEDNDRQSEDQARDAQAWATAKTLAEALPYIQIYDRETVVIKYGGHAMGETAVARQFAADVVLLKLMGVNPVVVHGGGPQISAMLERAGVKSNFIDGLRVTDRDTMAVAEMVLSGAVNKEIAHWISVAGKEADVRGVGLSGKDAGLLTVEKTTRTRRDPDSLIEHEVDLGFVGEPTRVDPKLIAGLIASETDDWVPVIAPIGVAEDGQTYNVNADTVAGAVAGSLNAKRMLLLTDVKGVLDGDGNLIRQMSVAEAQGLIDTGVATGGMIPKLLTAMDAVRSGVEAVVILDGRRPHAMLVELFTEHGAGTLVTA, encoded by the coding sequence ATGGAAGACAACGACCGGCAATCCGAAGATCAGGCGCGCGACGCCCAGGCCTGGGCGACGGCCAAGACCCTGGCCGAGGCCCTGCCCTATATCCAGATCTATGACCGCGAGACGGTCGTCATCAAATACGGCGGCCATGCCATGGGCGAGACCGCCGTGGCCAGACAGTTCGCCGCCGACGTCGTCCTGTTGAAGCTGATGGGCGTCAATCCCGTCGTGGTGCATGGTGGCGGGCCCCAGATCAGCGCCATGCTGGAAAGAGCGGGCGTCAAGTCGAACTTCATCGACGGCCTGCGGGTCACCGATCGCGACACGATGGCCGTCGCCGAGATGGTCCTGTCGGGTGCCGTCAACAAGGAGATCGCCCACTGGATCAGCGTCGCGGGCAAGGAGGCGGACGTGCGCGGCGTCGGCCTGTCGGGCAAGGACGCCGGACTACTGACGGTCGAAAAGACCACCCGCACCCGCCGCGACCCTGACAGCCTGATCGAGCACGAGGTCGATCTGGGCTTCGTGGGCGAACCGACCCGGGTCGATCCCAAGCTGATCGCCGGCCTGATCGCTTCGGAGACTGACGACTGGGTGCCGGTCATCGCCCCGATCGGGGTCGCCGAGGACGGCCAGACCTATAACGTCAACGCCGATACCGTCGCGGGCGCCGTGGCCGGCTCGCTGAACGCCAAGCGGATGCTGCTGCTGACCGACGTGAAGGGCGTGCTGGACGGCGACGGCAACCTTATCCGCCAGATGTCGGTGGCCGAGGCGCAAGGGCTGATCGACACCGGCGTCGCCACCGGCGGCATGATCCCCAAGCTGCTGACGGCCATGGACGCCGTGCGCTCCGGCGTCGAGGCTGTCGTCATCCTGGACGGCCGCCGCCCCCACGCCATGCTGGTCGAGCTGTTCACCGAACACGGGGCCGGGACACTGGTGACGGCGTGA
- a CDS encoding M10 family metallopeptidase C-terminal domain-containing protein translates to MFGFATAEGGTSLDFATPVGSGGVSDGPSTRVFGDIASYQTCACCGGFHTVLDTTADDPLSFLNADDRGGLVGSRPSLTTDAAGVQITRNNLHWGSGALGTAATVTYAFRATDPATMPSDTSIFSQFNAAQIAATLVALAAWSDVANITFVRQDTGTGYSDSASILFGNYGAGSAGSAAFAYGPGDTRNTSNAGDVWVNISLTANINPVGLNYGQHTLTHEIGHAIGLHHPADYNASDGVSITYANDATYYEDSRQYTVMSYFSESNTGGSFGTSTYASAPLMDDIAAAQRLYGANMTTRTGDTVYGFNSNSGRAYYSATSGASRVVFCVWDAGGTDTLDFSGYGETQIIDLRQGSFSNVGGQTGNVSIAVGASIEIAIGGSGADTIFGNAGDNLLTGGEGNDVIDGGLGNDTAVFSGLRSAYTITWNGTTATVVGPEGTDTISNVEALRFSDQTVAAPAPTGGITAVGDITANSIVGTAFADTLRGLGGNDAIVGGDGNDTIEGGLGNDALAGVNGNDTIFGGLGNDTIDGGAGTDTASYAGASGGVVVSLTTNTSSGTEGADTLISIENLTGSTFNDTLTGDGVANTIQGGGGIDTIFGLGGNDVLTAGAPGTSGGAPDIVKTASEANNTIATAVSLDGGFDLLARDGVTNPTTIPHATVVATAHAGVEYYAVTVGAGQTVRFDIDGASFDSTLRLFDGGGTELAQNDDAADVGEESTNSALSYTFTTAGTYYIQVALWLTNANNTFTSGAMVAGSTYALHVSVPGHAVVTPTSGGSTLDGGDGNDALTGGAGTDWLIGGAGDDTVIGGGGNDLLTGGAGADTFRFNSRADSYIDTGVADDVISDFQTGVDRIDLIALNLTSVAITASGIYNIVTGTTAAGLFSVRVQGAVSQSDILLVTPGSTPTNLFGTAAGETLTGTSGVNYITGRGGADTLIGGGGVDYFVYEATSDSTAAAQDNLADFQTGIDRIDLNALNTTSVSIARINGSSVLFAETPAGAFQLAAIGREINGSDLNYATTHGVFMIGSEAGETMVGTGFADPLVGNGGNDILIGGRGADAISGGAGADIFEYRLASDSNQTTGFDNLYDFLTGTDFIDLRELGTTSISLIRTDNGSTFVFAETPTGAFLTTAANLAVNGRDILYGNTHGIYMIGSGNADVLVGSSLADPIYGGAGNDILVGGGGADVLFGEAGADTFLYFAASDSSVSAADTLFGFTVGTDKIDLKSVRASSTDVFSIAYTGGSSFIFVDIGGNGTNDMLIQVAGATVTASDILWTAGAGALEPVAKSVVETLPQADVFVWPTELDLGADASPMAFDAFDTDPMDAASLKGAYWTSSALTLPSDPDVVLIDPAFHPVLGQPSDWLL, encoded by the coding sequence ATGTTCGGCTTCGCAACGGCAGAGGGCGGAACATCGCTCGATTTCGCAACGCCTGTCGGCAGCGGCGGCGTGTCTGACGGACCTTCGACACGGGTGTTCGGCGACATCGCCAGCTATCAGACCTGTGCCTGCTGCGGGGGATTCCATACCGTTCTCGACACGACGGCGGACGATCCCCTGTCCTTCCTGAACGCCGACGATCGCGGCGGACTGGTGGGGTCGAGGCCGTCTCTGACCACCGATGCCGCCGGGGTCCAGATCACGCGCAACAACCTGCACTGGGGCTCTGGTGCCCTCGGAACCGCCGCGACCGTGACCTATGCGTTCCGCGCCACGGACCCGGCGACCATGCCCAGCGACACCTCGATCTTCAGCCAGTTCAACGCGGCCCAGATCGCCGCGACCCTGGTGGCGCTGGCCGCCTGGTCCGACGTGGCCAACATCACCTTCGTGCGCCAGGACACCGGGACGGGCTACTCGGACAGCGCCTCGATCCTGTTCGGCAACTATGGGGCGGGCTCGGCGGGTTCCGCCGCCTTCGCCTATGGCCCCGGAGATACCCGGAACACGTCGAACGCCGGCGACGTCTGGGTCAATATCTCGCTCACGGCCAATATAAACCCCGTCGGGCTCAACTATGGCCAGCACACCCTGACGCACGAGATCGGCCACGCCATCGGCCTGCACCACCCGGCCGACTATAACGCCTCGGACGGGGTATCGATCACCTATGCCAACGACGCGACCTATTACGAGGACTCTCGCCAATACACGGTGATGAGCTACTTCAGCGAATCGAACACGGGCGGGTCTTTCGGAACCAGCACCTATGCGTCCGCGCCGCTGATGGACGACATCGCAGCGGCCCAGCGGCTGTACGGCGCGAACATGACGACGCGGACGGGCGATACCGTCTATGGCTTCAACTCCAACTCCGGCCGGGCCTACTATTCGGCGACGTCGGGCGCGAGCCGGGTCGTGTTCTGCGTCTGGGATGCGGGCGGGACCGATACGCTCGACTTCTCGGGCTATGGCGAGACCCAGATCATCGACCTGCGCCAGGGCAGTTTTTCCAACGTCGGCGGCCAGACGGGCAATGTTTCCATCGCCGTGGGAGCTTCGATCGAGATCGCCATCGGCGGGTCCGGGGCCGACACCATCTTCGGCAACGCGGGTGACAACCTGCTGACCGGTGGCGAAGGAAACGACGTCATTGACGGCGGTCTGGGCAATGACACCGCAGTCTTCAGCGGCCTGCGCTCGGCCTATACGATCACCTGGAACGGCACCACCGCGACGGTCGTGGGGCCGGAGGGCACCGACACGATCTCGAACGTCGAGGCGTTGCGTTTCTCGGACCAGACGGTCGCGGCACCGGCACCGACCGGTGGCATCACGGCCGTCGGCGACATCACCGCCAACTCCATCGTCGGCACGGCGTTCGCAGACACCCTGCGGGGACTGGGCGGCAACGACGCCATCGTGGGTGGGGACGGCAACGACACCATTGAGGGCGGTCTGGGCAACGACGCCCTGGCAGGCGTCAACGGCAACGACACAATCTTCGGCGGGTTGGGCAACGATACGATTGACGGCGGCGCGGGAACGGACACGGCTTCCTACGCCGGAGCCAGCGGTGGCGTGGTGGTCAGTCTGACGACCAATACCTCCAGCGGCACGGAAGGGGCCGATACCCTGATCTCGATCGAGAACCTGACAGGCTCGACCTTCAACGACACCCTGACCGGCGACGGCGTGGCCAACACCATTCAGGGCGGCGGCGGGATCGATACGATCTTCGGCCTGGGCGGCAACGACGTCCTGACCGCCGGAGCGCCGGGCACCAGCGGCGGCGCGCCCGACATCGTCAAGACTGCCAGTGAGGCCAACAACACCATCGCGACAGCCGTGTCGCTGGACGGCGGCTTCGACCTGCTGGCGCGCGACGGCGTGACCAATCCCACGACCATTCCCCACGCCACGGTCGTCGCCACGGCGCATGCGGGCGTCGAATACTATGCGGTGACCGTGGGAGCCGGGCAGACGGTGCGGTTCGACATCGACGGGGCCTCGTTCGATTCGACCCTGCGGCTGTTCGACGGGGGCGGCACCGAACTGGCCCAGAACGACGACGCCGCCGACGTCGGCGAGGAGTCGACGAACTCGGCGCTCAGCTACACCTTCACCACGGCCGGTACCTATTACATCCAGGTCGCCCTGTGGCTGACCAACGCCAACAACACCTTCACCAGCGGTGCCATGGTGGCGGGATCGACCTATGCGCTGCACGTGTCCGTGCCGGGCCATGCCGTGGTCACGCCGACCTCGGGCGGATCGACCCTGGATGGCGGCGACGGCAATGACGCCTTGACCGGCGGAGCGGGCACTGACTGGTTGATCGGCGGAGCCGGCGACGACACTGTGATCGGCGGCGGGGGCAACGACCTGCTGACCGGGGGCGCGGGTGCCGACACCTTCCGCTTCAACTCACGAGCGGATTCCTACATCGACACAGGCGTCGCCGACGACGTCATCAGCGATTTCCAGACGGGCGTCGACAGGATCGACCTGATCGCGCTGAACCTGACCAGCGTGGCGATCACCGCCTCGGGCATCTACAACATCGTCACCGGCACGACGGCGGCCGGGCTGTTCTCGGTGCGGGTCCAGGGAGCGGTGAGCCAGTCCGATATCCTGCTGGTGACGCCGGGCTCCACGCCGACCAATCTGTTTGGCACGGCTGCCGGCGAAACCCTCACAGGCACTTCGGGCGTCAACTACATCACCGGCCGTGGCGGCGCCGACACCCTGATCGGCGGCGGCGGCGTCGACTACTTCGTCTACGAAGCCACCAGCGATTCCACGGCCGCCGCCCAGGACAATCTCGCGGACTTCCAGACCGGTATCGACCGGATCGATCTCAACGCCCTGAACACCACCTCGGTCAGCATCGCCCGCATCAATGGCTCCAGCGTGTTGTTCGCCGAGACCCCGGCGGGGGCCTTCCAGCTTGCGGCCATCGGACGCGAGATCAACGGGTCGGATTTGAACTACGCGACCACGCACGGCGTCTTCATGATCGGCTCCGAGGCCGGCGAGACCATGGTCGGGACGGGCTTCGCCGATCCCCTGGTCGGTAACGGGGGCAACGACATCCTGATCGGCGGCCGCGGTGCCGATGCCATCTCGGGCGGGGCGGGCGCGGATATCTTCGAGTATCGCCTCGCCTCGGACTCCAACCAGACGACCGGCTTCGACAACCTTTACGACTTCCTGACCGGCACGGACTTCATCGACCTGAGGGAGCTGGGCACCACCTCCATCAGCCTGATCCGCACCGACAACGGCTCGACCTTCGTCTTCGCCGAGACCCCGACAGGGGCGTTCCTGACGACGGCCGCCAACCTGGCCGTGAACGGCCGTGATATCCTGTACGGCAACACCCACGGTATCTACATGATCGGCTCGGGCAACGCCGACGTTCTGGTCGGATCCAGTCTGGCGGATCCGATCTATGGCGGGGCCGGGAACGACATCCTGGTCGGCGGCGGCGGTGCGGATGTGTTGTTCGGCGAGGCGGGGGCCGACACCTTCCTGTATTTCGCCGCGTCGGACTCCAGCGTATCGGCCGCCGATACCCTGTTCGGCTTCACGGTCGGTACGGACAAGATCGACCTCAAGTCGGTTCGCGCCAGCAGCACGGACGTCTTCAGCATCGCCTACACCGGCGGCAGCTCGTTCATCTTCGTGGACATCGGCGGCAACGGCACCAACGACATGCTGATCCAGGTCGCGGGGGCCACGGTCACCGCCAGCGACATCCTGTGGACGGCCGGGGCCGGCGCGCTGGAGCCGGTCGCCAAGTCCGTGGTCGAGACCCTGCCCCAGGCGGATGTCTTCGTCTGGCCGACCGAGCTCGACCTGGGCGCAGATGCCTCGCCGATGGCCTTCGACGCCTTCGACACGGACCCAATGGATGCCGCCTCGCTGAAGGGGGCCTACTGGACATCGTCGGCCCTGACCCTGCCCAGCGATCCGGACGTCGTCCTGATCGATCCGGCCTTCCACCCGGTCCTAGGTCAGCCCAGCGACTGGCTGTTGTAG
- a CDS encoding glycosyltransferase family 1 protein, whose amino-acid sequence MVSAPAMTTIYFDITTSISWGGAPVGITRVEREIARRAQGRCASPVRYCFFHQATQRYYVIQPAFAERVLAGECWIALDDMRGLRLDRSISERGNVLDDMPTDMTGAEAVLALRSRLADLPLADLLQLREENRFVNVNADGRRSLVSVSQVVSGPVPMNAKTWIINGGLDWEHKNVRGMRKIRKKTGFKYLAIIYDIIPLLYPQYVVPFYVDLLKKYFGELFWTADYAFCISETTKADVARHLSEWRLPAMPLEAWPLGSDIVEAAAGTQPGFPTALAGKQYLLYVSTIEPRKSHRTIVDAFEYGVRSGAMPDDAMCVFVGRVGWNTDNLVQEIRTNPLIADRVLILSGIPDEDLTELYRRARFVVFPSKYEGYGLSLVEAMALGKACLSSEAGSLREVGGTAPLYIDPVDLRKWTDALISAFTDDAMIAKLEKRSLTEYKPVTWDDSADLFYGILNRWVEAAR is encoded by the coding sequence ATGGTGTCCGCTCCCGCGATGACGACGATCTATTTCGACATCACGACCTCCATTTCATGGGGCGGCGCGCCGGTCGGCATCACGCGGGTCGAGCGAGAGATCGCTCGCCGTGCCCAGGGCCGCTGCGCCTCGCCGGTCCGGTACTGTTTCTTCCACCAGGCGACCCAGCGCTACTATGTGATCCAGCCGGCCTTCGCCGAGCGGGTCCTTGCCGGCGAATGCTGGATCGCCCTGGACGACATGCGTGGCCTGCGCCTTGATCGGTCGATCTCGGAACGCGGCAATGTCCTCGATGACATGCCGACGGACATGACGGGAGCCGAGGCGGTTCTGGCGCTGCGGTCGCGACTGGCCGATCTACCCTTGGCCGATCTGTTGCAACTGCGCGAAGAGAACCGCTTCGTAAACGTCAACGCCGACGGTCGCCGCAGCCTGGTCAGTGTCAGCCAGGTGGTGTCCGGCCCGGTCCCGATGAACGCCAAGACCTGGATCATCAACGGCGGTCTGGACTGGGAACACAAGAACGTCCGCGGGATGCGCAAGATCCGCAAGAAGACCGGCTTCAAATACCTGGCCATCATCTACGACATCATTCCGCTGCTGTACCCCCAGTATGTGGTGCCCTTCTATGTGGACCTGCTGAAGAAGTATTTCGGCGAACTGTTCTGGACGGCCGACTACGCCTTCTGCATCTCCGAGACGACCAAGGCCGATGTGGCGCGTCATCTGTCGGAATGGCGACTGCCGGCCATGCCGCTGGAAGCCTGGCCTCTCGGCAGCGACATCGTGGAAGCCGCCGCCGGGACCCAGCCGGGTTTCCCGACCGCCCTGGCCGGCAAGCAATACCTCCTCTACGTCTCGACGATCGAGCCCAGGAAGAGCCACCGAACCATCGTCGATGCGTTCGAGTATGGCGTCCGGTCCGGCGCGATGCCGGACGACGCCATGTGCGTCTTCGTCGGTCGGGTGGGCTGGAACACGGACAACCTGGTCCAGGAAATCCGCACCAATCCCCTGATCGCCGACCGGGTCCTGATCCTGTCGGGGATCCCGGATGAGGATCTGACGGAGTTGTACCGCAGGGCCCGGTTCGTGGTCTTCCCGTCGAAGTACGAAGGCTATGGCCTGTCGCTGGTCGAGGCGATGGCCCTGGGCAAGGCCTGTCTCAGCAGCGAAGCGGGATCGCTGCGCGAGGTTGGTGGCACGGCGCCGCTCTATATCGATCCGGTCGATCTGCGGAAATGGACCGACGCCCTGATCTCCGCCTTTACCGACGACGCCATGATCGCCAAGCTCGAGAAGCGTTCCCTGACGGAATACAAGCCTGTGACCTGGGACGACTCCGCCGACCTGTTCTACGGCATCCTCAATCGCTGGGTGGAGGCGGCCCGATGA
- a CDS encoding glycosyltransferase, with amino-acid sequence MKVLSLGTYPIRLPVHGGQRRTTQIGLCYERAGIQYLYASVYSATTYSPEKVTERDYPYSSIGGIYSDVPFIEDMGSGAFAASQSGPYRHFRSLIESFQPDAIQIEQPFMWPLVRKLREEGVLTGTALIYSSHNFEAPLKRDILEGVGVDRKLVNRVEAMALDIETELAEQADLLFCVSAADAQSYRGLNPACKPLVVRNGSERPGKAKRPPHGAAFKPNEYLYFVGSAYPPNIQGFEKYVLSGGLYGFPPEKMFAICGGASDGIYQSGLYMPHAEAYGDRTHFFPHPSDAELSWLRENAKGILLPIGAGGGSNLKTAEALSSGKWVVATSVAMRSFEDHQGDAGVIVATSPREFQQAMLDVVYGKPLSLTARQRTQREGLFWDRVFDDSGLADRVHALGTVKAEGEAA; translated from the coding sequence ATGAAAGTCCTGTCCCTCGGCACCTATCCCATCCGCCTGCCGGTCCACGGCGGTCAGCGGCGCACGACCCAGATCGGCCTGTGTTACGAGCGGGCGGGCATCCAGTATCTATACGCCTCGGTCTATTCCGCGACGACCTACAGCCCCGAAAAGGTGACCGAGCGGGACTATCCCTATTCGTCGATCGGCGGGATCTATTCGGACGTTCCGTTTATCGAGGACATGGGCAGTGGAGCCTTTGCGGCAAGCCAGAGCGGGCCGTATCGGCATTTCCGTTCCTTGATCGAATCCTTCCAGCCCGACGCCATCCAGATCGAGCAGCCCTTCATGTGGCCCCTGGTCCGCAAGCTGCGCGAGGAAGGCGTTCTGACCGGTACCGCCCTGATCTATTCGTCGCATAATTTCGAGGCGCCGCTGAAGCGCGACATCCTCGAAGGGGTCGGTGTGGATCGCAAACTGGTCAATCGCGTCGAGGCGATGGCCTTGGACATCGAGACCGAGCTGGCCGAGCAGGCCGACCTGCTGTTCTGCGTGTCGGCGGCCGACGCCCAATCGTATCGCGGCCTGAATCCCGCCTGCAAGCCGCTGGTGGTGCGCAACGGCAGCGAGCGTCCCGGCAAGGCCAAGCGCCCACCTCACGGTGCCGCTTTCAAGCCCAATGAATACCTCTATTTCGTCGGCAGCGCCTATCCGCCGAATATCCAGGGGTTCGAGAAATACGTCCTCAGCGGCGGTCTCTACGGCTTCCCGCCGGAAAAGATGTTCGCGATCTGCGGCGGGGCCTCGGACGGCATCTACCAGTCCGGACTCTATATGCCGCATGCCGAGGCCTACGGCGACCGGACCCACTTCTTCCCCCATCCGTCGGACGCCGAGCTCAGCTGGCTTCGCGAGAACGCCAAGGGAATACTTCTGCCGATCGGCGCGGGTGGCGGCAGCAACCTGAAGACCGCCGAGGCCCTGAGCTCGGGCAAATGGGTGGTTGCGACATCGGTCGCGATGCGTTCGTTCGAGGATCACCAGGGCGACGCCGGCGTCATCGTGGCGACCAGTCCGCGCGAATTCCAGCAGGCGATGCTGGACGTCGTCTACGGCAAGCCGCTGAGCCTGACGGCCAGGCAAAGGACCCAGCGCGAGGGCCTGTTCTGGGATCGGGTGTTCGACGACAGCGGCCTGGCCGACCGGGTTCACGCTCTGGGCACCGTTAAGGCTGAGGGAGAGGCGGCATGA
- a CDS encoding tetratricopeptide repeat protein produces MSQVLRRRIARPFRDAARKAMARGAWAEALANFKRVEAINPQNRSVLLPIANMHAELGQYGEAEATFYDAAQIPEYRLDARIGMARVAVRKAEWPESLSRWNSVLEAMGEDEAVDPNVRSTWSMSPAEVLLQCALARELIADAAGAERDLVLAMALEPSIRRSAAASLMRGRLLAKDDVRAAYRVLLNAHRRYPQDFSILYELTSAAVVAGERGEAERFARALVDLQPDNPSTLALLRERGIVIANTLQNGGG; encoded by the coding sequence ATGAGCCAGGTCCTGCGCCGCCGCATCGCCCGCCCCTTCCGCGACGCCGCGCGGAAGGCCATGGCCAGGGGAGCCTGGGCCGAGGCGCTGGCCAACTTCAAACGGGTCGAGGCCATCAATCCCCAGAACCGTTCCGTGCTGTTGCCGATCGCCAACATGCATGCCGAACTGGGTCAGTACGGCGAGGCGGAAGCGACCTTCTACGACGCCGCGCAAATTCCCGAGTACCGCCTGGACGCGCGTATCGGCATGGCACGGGTCGCGGTGCGCAAGGCGGAATGGCCTGAATCCCTGTCGCGCTGGAACTCCGTTCTCGAAGCCATGGGCGAGGATGAGGCGGTCGATCCGAACGTCCGTTCGACCTGGTCCATGTCGCCGGCCGAGGTGCTGTTGCAATGCGCCCTGGCGCGCGAACTCATCGCTGACGCCGCCGGAGCGGAGCGCGACCTGGTGCTGGCCATGGCCTTGGAGCCGTCGATCCGCCGGTCTGCGGCTGCGTCGCTGATGCGAGGGCGGCTGCTGGCCAAGGACGACGTCAGGGCCGCCTATCGTGTGTTGCTCAATGCGCACCGGCGGTATCCGCAGGATTTTTCGATCCTGTACGAACTGACCAGCGCCGCAGTGGTGGCCGGCGAGCGCGGCGAGGCGGAACGGTTCGCCAGGGCGCTGGTCGATCTTCAGCCCGACAATCCCTCGACCCTGGCTCTGCTGCGCGAACGCGGCATCGTGATCGCGAACACTTTACAAAACGGCGGTGGATGA